CAGACGGCGAGGCCGCCCGCGAGTCCGAGGGCGAGCGCGATGAGGCCGGGGAGCCAGTCGGTGCCGTGCATTCAGGATTTCCCTTTGGGATCGGTCGACTCGCCGTCGGGCGAGCCGTAGACGAGCTCCCGCACCGACTTCACCCAGCTTGCGAGCTCGGGGTCGTCGGGGAGCGGCGGAGTCGCGGCGTGGGGCTTCGTCCCGGACGATGGCGGAGCGTCGGCGCCGGAAGTCGAAGAGGGCGCGCTGGCGTCGTTCTCACTTCGAGAGGAGGCATCGGACACCTTTCGTGTCCCGCCGCTCGACGCAGTGCTGCTCAGCTTGCGGACCTGGTGGAGGACGAGGCCGAGGCCGGCGAGGAGCAGGATGCCGGGCCCCACCCAGACCAGGAGGTTCAGCCCCTCGGCCTTCGGCTGCATCAGCACGAACTGCCCGTAGGAGGCCTCGAACCACGAGAGGATCTGCTC
The Vulgatibacter incomptus DNA segment above includes these coding regions:
- a CDS encoding cytochrome c-type biogenesis protein; its protein translation is MSRFLLAAFLLALPALAIADVPAGESGELQRQIDREFVSRVVGEPEGAPLSGQELESRTHDVGLLLRCPVCQGSSVADSPSATAINMKNEVRDLLSKGYAQEQILSWFEASYGQFVLMQPKAEGLNLLVWVGPGILLLAGLGLVLHQVRKLSSTASSGGTRKVSDASSRSENDASAPSSTSGADAPPSSGTKPHAATPPLPDDPELASWVKSVRELVYGSPDGESTDPKGKS